The window TGACCGTGTCCGAAAAAGGGGGACCCGAGGAGGGACTCCATTGGAAAATCGAGGTTGACGACAACGGACCAGGGATTCCTGATTTTGTCAAAGATGGCTTCATGGCCGAAGCCTTTGATGATGCCCATCGCTTGTCGAGGGGTATAGCGTCGTCGCTCTGTTTCATGTCCCTTGTGGCGGAGCAGGTGGGAGGAAGGTTGTACGTCGTCGACAGAGTCCTGGACGACCAGACGAAGGGAACGAAGGTCGTTCTGATTCTCGCAAAGGCCGAATAGCACATGGAGGCATGTGTGAACTCAAAAGCCTGGCCATTTCTCAGACAAACAATCATCGCACGAAACTAGACTCCTTCTTTTCCTTCGCTATGGTTTTTTCCGAGGCGAGGCTCAAATACCTTTTCGAGCTATCGTCAAAGTAGCTAGTGCTCTGATTCCGAACCAGTTCCATTGTTCATGGCGGAGCTGGATTCCTCATTGTCGTGGAGAACGCGTCATTTTGAAATGGAATAATCGGGTTCGAGCCAACATAGTTCGCGGAACCCTGTGCAGGAATCCGGAACATCTAAGAAGAAGACGGCATTTACAGACCAGGGAAATTCAGGAAGACATCTGTCTAGGATCCCTCTGAAGGCGGTGCCCCCGAGATGAAGCTCAACCTTGGCTGTGGTCAGGACA of the Candidatus Thermoplasmatota archaeon genome contains:
- a CDS encoding ATP-binding protein, whose amino-acid sequence is RYVLPAQKPMLAVGAGHIEVLISEIFDNAVKHSVAESVEIDVTVSEKGGPEEGLHWKIEVDDNGPGIPDFVKDGFMAEAFDDAHRLSRGIASSLCFMSLVAEQVGGRLYVVDRVLDDQTKGTKVVLILAKAE